From the genome of Polyodon spathula isolate WHYD16114869_AA unplaced genomic scaffold, ASM1765450v1 scaffolds_1447, whole genome shotgun sequence:
ggacttaggtcagcagggtaatccatggttcactgcgcaccagcgacccctgtggctgacagggcgcctgcgggtctgcagtggagccatacGGATCTGCCTGcggcactgtaggtctggtggcttcactgtggattcGCAGtacgaaaaatgacagattggcaggacgCCGTTTTAGAGGACGGGTGTTTCAGCCTCCTTTTCCCAagtcgccggggggttgcagcggtgaactgggataaaaaattataattggttaattcaaattggggagaaaactggggtaaaaaaaaaccattggtgacgactacatttaaaaattaaattaaaaacagtctaatacagaatttgatcaaaatagaaatttaaaatgtggttttaattgtgaaatttggaaaactaaggtaaaataaatagaccaattaaaagtctaaaacaaatgtaatagaattggaataaaaatatatattataacattttaaattgtaaaattaaaaaaggtatttttttgtttgccagtttgtaaaaatagaacaatttaagtctatttaaaaaaaaaaaaaaaaaaaaaaaaaaaaggacaaaaagaaaatgctgctttgattgtaaaatattaaaactaaaattaaaaaaaagctattttgtaaaaatatatgtttaatctTCCCTGACCAGAACTCTCTGTATTATGTTGGGGTGTATTAGACGTTTGCTCCATTCCATGTATTAGTGAGAGCtttattaaacacagtttaaGCAGTTTAGTGAGGAACTTTAGCCGGCTCAAACATTTTTGCTCTGTCGTCTGTAAATTGCAATTCTATTTTCCCCAAATGTTTaattctctgttttttttgttttttccttctaGATTGGAAGTAAAAGTGAGCCTAGCATTCACATGTCCACACTTCACCGCCCGTTAGAATGTTCTTGAAGAATGTTCCACCTGTGGTTGCACTGCAGACAGAATGGAGGCCTTACGGGCCAATCAGAACCTTTAGCCTTCCTATATGCTTCACTGACTCTGAAAGTGAATTATCAACCACTGGCACACCGATCCCAGATAAGGTCCATATGATCATAGAAAGCCTGAGAAGCACTCAATCCTCTATTGATATGAACAATGACTACAATGACAGTATGCAGGGAAATCATGTCAGAGCGAAATGCTCTGGTGGGCCAACAGGTCGTGAAACACAAGAGGTGAGTGAGAAGAAAGCCATGGAAGACGCCAAGCCAGCCCTGCTTTCTAATTCGGACACAGCAGAATCTCTGGATCAAGATTCCGATAGTGATGACTCCGTGGACAGAGACATAGAAGAGGCCAttcaagaatatttaaaaaagaaaaatgattacaGAGCCCAGTCCATGCAAAATAATGCCCCATGTGACAAAATGGTTAACCGAAACAGTGTGGTTATTAGGGACCGTGCTCCTAAGAAAATTGAAAGTGCCGTTCTTCCAGTTAACGCTGCTAAAAAGAAGGAGGAACCAAGAGATCGCCTAAGATTAAATGCCAGTAAGAGACCAAGGTGCTCCTCATCTTCCAGTGCAAGCAGTGATGATTCTTTTGACCAAAGTATTCAGGAAGAAATCAAACGCTTTTTGACTGAAAAGAAGGAACATGCAGGGGAAACGCACATCTCCAAAAAGCCAAAATCCACACCGCCTCCTGTTAAAAATGAGAAACCATCAGCTGAAGTTTctttgcactttaaaaaaaatgctatcaaCAGAACCTTTGTATCTAGCAATACTGCTGCCACTCAGACTACAAGAGGTCCCAGTGACAATTTTCAGGTATTTTGCAAAGTGGAAGATAACTTGTCAGATTCCAGCAGCGATGATGGAATTGAAGAAGCTATTCAGCGTTACCAGCTAGAGAAACAGAAAGAGGGAGACTTATTCAAGTTCTCAGGATCAACACAAACCCAGCCCAGTTTGGATTTGTGTGCAGCTCCTATAGTTAAGCATCAGAAGATATTGAGCAGGAAAAAGAAACGGAGTGGTTCCAAACCTGCAGCGTCAACACACAACATAAGCAAAGACCTGGACATGGAGGAAGCCAGAGGAAATGTTTTTCCTTCACCTGAGATGATCAGATTTGAGCCTACGCTTCCTCTGAAGGGAAATACATCTGCTGAACTGATGTGTGCAGAGGCCATTTTGGACATTTCCAAAGCAGTGCTGCCAGCCACAATTCAACCTAGTATAATTGTTACAAAAGCCTGCACAAACACCAGTCCGCTTCCCTCGGGAGATGTGCCTTATTGCTTGGAGAACAGTGACAGCAGTTCAGTGGACAGTGACGACGGCATAGAACAGGAGATCCGTAATTTCCTGGCACTTAAGGCGCAAATGAACAGTCAGCCAGCCAGCACTGGCAGCCTTGTACACAAACAGGAAAACATTTGTGCACTGCAGCAGAAGAAGCTCCCCCCTTCCCAAAAAAAGAAACTAAGCCTCTCTCTTTCACGTAAAAGAAAACTCAAAGAAGTGGAAAGTGTCGCACGAGAAGGAGTGGCACAAGAAAACCACATAAAAGAACAACGGCAAGTAGAGCCTGTTGCAGCGTCTGATGGAAGCAGCGGTGCCACACTTCAGACCACAAGTACATCTGCAGAGTTGAACGAAGCTCCTGATATGCCTAACAGAGAAGTTGATGTGGACCATCAGTATAACTCAGTTAAACCAATGGAGATCAATAGTTCAGGCACTCCTGGGAAACTTGGGAAGGAATCCATGCAGTTTGAGGACACAGAAAGGGAACAAACTGGCGATAAGAGCAGCTCACTGGACAGCGATGAAGACCTGGATTCTGCTATCAAGGAACTTCTAAAAACAAAGCGGAAAGTAAAAAAGAAGACTAAGGATTCAAAGGCGAAATGTAAGAAACGTGTTAGCTTTGGAGGTGTAGAAATGTATCCAGTGGACAGCCTAGAGACTGTAAAGCACAAATCTGTCACTGAGCTTCCACCAGGTGCTAACCAAAGCAGTCCCAAAAGCTACATTTCAAAAAGTAGCAGTAGGAATCTAAATCAGAAATTGAGAAGGAGTAATTTAAAAAACGAAAAGAAGTCTAAAGCTTCTGATCAGTCTAAGCATGTTCCTGGATCAAAAGGACAAAGCACTCTTGACAACTCTGTAACTGGCAAGGATCATAAGGTAACGGGGCCCATGGAGCGCATTGTTGAAGATACCAGTTCAGTGGATAGTGACGATAGCATTGAGCTAGAAATCAGGAAGTTTTTGGCTGAGAAGGCAAAGGCATCTGCAATGGCCAGCAAGCATAAAGAGGAACAGAAAGAAACCTGCAGCAGAATATCCAGTGAGGCGAGGGAATTAAAGTTGGAACCTGAGCATGCTCAGCAGATTGGAATCTCAGCAAGTGTTGGGCTTCACAGTGGACAGAGCAACCAAGTACAGCCTGGCAGTGAGTCTGACCAAATTAGTGCTACAGATTCCCAGGAATTCATTGTGCGGTCAGCTGAAAAGAAACCACAAGTCACTGTGGCTTTAGGCAAAAATGCAACTGTTAGTCACTGGGTAAAAAATGTGGATGAGGCCCTGCAAAGACACAGCTTTGAGAAAAAGAGCTCTCCAAAAAGCACCAGAGACAGTTTGAGGAGTACTTCAGCTGAGCAGAGAGGTCTTGCAGATTCAAGCCTCACCACTGCAGAAAACAACATTGCAGATTTGAAGGATGTGGACCTGAACTCCAATTCACAGGCTTGCCAGGAAACACTGGCATCAGTTGGAGAAGAAACATTCCAGATCAGAGCTGTAATTTCTAGTGATGTTGAGGGGGGACAGCAGCAGAAAACGTCCAGCGATTCCAGTTTAGGTTCATGCAATCATCATGGAAAAGTCAGGCAGTCAGATAAGTTTAGACACCATGTCCCAGCTGATGATGACGTTGGCGCCAGGAGTTTAAAGTCAGGGTGTGAGAAGGGGGAAGAAGTAGAAAATCGAGAGAGAGAGTTTTCCAGTGCGGATGTGAAATCAGTCTATTCAAAACACTCCAGTGTGGGACATATGTCCCCGGAAAAGAGACAGacaagagagacagacagtgtTAGTTTACAAAGCTCAGTTGTGGAAAATACAGAATCCAATGTGATGAAACAACCAGTAAATGCTGTGCAGTTCACTAGACCCAGGCAAGGAAGAGCTGAGGACAGTGAGGACCATTTGTCTGACAAAGGGCTTTACAGCTCAGAAAGCAAAAAGAAAGCTAGAGAGTGTAACACTGAAGAACAAGAGGCAGGAGATGTAGGCTTAGATGAGACTTGCCTGGAATCAGATGATGACCAAAGTGAGATAGTTGCAAGGGAGAgattaaaagggaatggaaaGCAGTCTACTTTGTGAGTATagcttataactttttttctgttttggagtTTAATGACTGATTTAATGTGCCACAGAAATTCCAATAGTTTGATAGGTTGCAAGGGATTCCAGAATTGTTTGATCCAGAAGGTGAGCACAGTGAAATACTAGtgcaaagtgcaaaaaaaaaaaaaaaaaaaaaaaaaaacatatttttttttgtacattattttgtaaagatatttcaaaataataattctcatgaagttgaattaaaaaaaaaaaaaaaaaaaacttgtttcgtgtttttttttttttttcttttttatattcaaCTGCAGTTGTGAAATGTAAGCAAAACAATATAGCCAGtagtctgtttgtttatttcttttcaaCCGTGTAATGTGCTGCTCTGCTGGGTTTGGAAGCAGCTGCACTCCATGCAACGGTTGCTGTTCATTTGTAAAGAACTGTCGGCTTGGTGCACATCTCTATAGAAAACACCAGTACTTCACAGCTGATCTCCTTCATTGTGGTTTATATATGTTGCAGACCTACAGTAAGACCACATAGTCTCCAGTTTCTTATGGCATGCATTAGTTTTGTAATCTTAAATACTTTAATACTGATCATTTTAGATTATGAATACAGTACATTCTCcaaaacagtttaaatacaaaCCCTTCTTTAATACTGTTAATGGTATTTTTGTCTTGGTGATCTGGTGTTTACTAAACCCACATACATACAAATTATGATCAATGCATTAAGGTGATGATGGAAAATTATGAATAGATTGTAAAACTAATGTAGTTGTCATAAAAAGTGGAGGAAGTGTATAGTAAATCTCATGATATTCtctgttgtttattaaaatgtgtgttccATATTTTCTACTAACTTCCATTCAGCAGAAACCATGCTACTATAAAATGAAAAGGGGATTCCTAAATCTCGTGCAAAATAAGtatgtttttttgctgtgtggCACTGTTTTATGTTCCTGCTCCATTTTAGTGGTTCCTGGCGAGGATTTGATTTGCTTTGGGAAATGTGGTTTGTACTTCACATCATATCAACCAGCAATACTTGGACAGGACAGTGGGATGGGTTTTATTGCACAGTGATTGGAAACCTTTTCTTTAGAATTAAAACTCAGATCAGTTAAGTTCAGTTTTAAAGgccaaataataacaaacaaacaaaccctggCATAGATACTGTTAATGTGTTTGGCAGCTTTAGCACAACATATTTGCTGTCATAAATActccgctttttttttttgtcagttaatCAAATGcgcttaaaaaatattttggaagtAATTCATGACAGGTGTAATTTCCTGATTTTAAGAGAACTGAAATctgctttgtttatttcataAGAGGAagacattttctgtgtttttcttagTTCAGTGCTGTTATTGCTTGCTGTTCTTGGTAGACACACTTAACTTCTGTTACATTGCACCAGTAATGCCAGGCATTAAACAAGGCGATTTCacatgcttttttaatatattgttacaATGCAGTTGGAGTGGCCCTTTTCTGCTTGTCCCCATTTGCAATTTATTTGAAATAGACCTGCTGCTAATGGAAACAGACAGTTTTAAAACTCTTTCAACTCAGCCCCAAAGGTTCTCTACTGTTGACTTAAAAGATGCTCATTCttgtataaagttttttttttttccttagacaGTCTTTAGAGCAGACAATTACACTAGGACAGACAACAGCTGAACAAGAATTACTGTCCAgtctgagtttattttactttgaagaCGAGAAACTCAAAAGTCATTATTTCTTATGGGATTGTAAACCGGTTTGATAAGTACTGCTTGGATTGTTTGATAGGgattatgtgtatttttttacaatgaattAAACTGTCCCTCCAATAAATTCCTTCTGTACTTCCCTATGTGGCCTTTTagattagtttagtttattcagaGATGGAAGCCATTTCTAGGCAGTCATTTTCTGAAGTACAGCAATCGCGTTCTCGCCATAAAAACATTTCTTAGACAGTTTTATTCACCTAAATTGcatcacaaagaaaataaatgcagcacCAGTCTTTCATGTTTCCTGTGTAATACTGTAATATCTAAAGAAGCTTATTTTCTAGCATTATGAGTCAAtgccacatttatttaaatgtttggcTGAAAACTTCCCAGCTGTTTACAAACCAGCACACCCAAGATATATTCACCTCTGTTGTCGCTGGTCGCTtgttattttggcaattttgtcaAATATCTTGTTAGAACTCCATCACTGaagtgtatttataaatatagtgCTGTAGGCATCCAAAGagtctggtttttgttttgtttttagaaaagaAAGAGATGGTTTAGTTTTAGATGCACTGTTAAAATGAGATAGCCGACATAAGAAGGAAGTAGTTAAACTCTGTTTAACGTTGTCCTTTTTTTGCTTGTCTTTGGCAAAGTTCCTTTGAATTTCTAATgtgaaaacaatgttatttatttttgttcatataaataaaGAAGACTTCACTGACTTTGCTGTGCATTGCCAGTTTTCATACATATTTTGCAGAACGGCTTCTCCCTGTTTTTGCTGTACATGAAGGAGAGAATGTTCAAATTTGAAGAGCAGCTATGTAATAAAGATTGAATTTCAACTATACCTCGAttccaaactttattttttaataataataaaataattcattgGTCTGATTTTATAACAGACTTACTGTTTAGTTTGTATGCCTTGATCCCTCCTGCCAGCCATGTTGGCCAACAGTCCTGTTAGTTTTACATATGATGTGACCTGAAAGGAATTTTATGGAAAAGTTGCTGTTGGAATACAAATTTATACAATCATCCAATGCCACATTAACAACTTTTCACATGATTGCTCAACTGGAATGCAGCATCTTGACCAATTTTAcatcttaatattttatttatttattcatttgtttattgcatttatataacactttttatacaaaagtattgcaaagcactatACAGTAAAATAGCAGATAAAATGAACCAACCACAATAGGTTTGTATAGCACGTCACCCATACAACtaccacaatcagaccatttaaataa
Proteins encoded in this window:
- the ppp1r26 gene encoding protein phosphatase 1 regulatory subunit 26; amino-acid sequence: MFLKNVPPVVALQTEWRPYGPIRTFSLPICFTDSESELSTTGTPIPDKVHMIIESLRSTQSSIDMNNDYNDSMQGNHVRAKCSGGPTGRETQEVSEKKAMEDAKPALLSNSDTAESLDQDSDSDDSVDRDIEEAIQEYLKKKNDYRAQSMQNNAPCDKMVNRNSVVIRDRAPKKIESAVLPVNAAKKKEEPRDRLRLNASKRPRCSSSSSASSDDSFDQSIQEEIKRFLTEKKEHAGETHISKKPKSTPPPVKNEKPSAEVSLHFKKNAINRTFVSSNTAATQTTRGPSDNFQVFCKVEDNLSDSSSDDGIEEAIQRYQLEKQKEGDLFKFSGSTQTQPSLDLCAAPIVKHQKILSRKKKRSGSKPAASTHNISKDLDMEEARGNVFPSPEMIRFEPTLPLKGNTSAELMCAEAILDISKAVLPATIQPSIIVTKACTNTSPLPSGDVPYCLENSDSSSVDSDDGIEQEIRNFLALKAQMNSQPASTGSLVHKQENICALQQKKLPPSQKKKLSLSLSRKRKLKEVESVAREGVAQENHIKEQRQVEPVAASDGSSGATLQTTSTSAELNEAPDMPNREVDVDHQYNSVKPMEINSSGTPGKLGKESMQFEDTEREQTGDKSSSLDSDEDLDSAIKELLKTKRKVKKKTKDSKAKCKKRVSFGGVEMYPVDSLETVKHKSVTELPPGANQSSPKSYISKSSSRNLNQKLRRSNLKNEKKSKASDQSKHVPGSKGQSTLDNSVTGKDHKVTGPMERIVEDTSSVDSDDSIELEIRKFLAEKAKASAMASKHKEEQKETCSRISSEARELKLEPEHAQQIGISASVGLHSGQSNQVQPGSESDQISATDSQEFIVRSAEKKPQVTVALGKNATVSHWVKNVDEALQRHSFEKKSSPKSTRDSLRSTSAEQRGLADSSLTTAENNIADLKDVDLNSNSQACQETLASVGEETFQIRAVISSDVEGGQQQKTSSDSSLGSCNHHGKVRQSDKFRHHVPADDDVGARSLKSGCEKGEEVENREREFSSADVKSVYSKHSSVGHMSPEKRQTRETDSVSLQSSVVENTESNVMKQPVNAVQFTRPRQGRAEDSEDHLSDKGLYSSESKKKARECNTEEQEAGDVGLDETCLESDDDQSEIVARERLKGNGKQSTL